The window TCAATTACAAAAACTCCTTACTGGATAGACAAACATGCGGATATACCTGCAGAGGTTTATAACAGAAAGACAATAGTCAGCAAAGGCAACTGTACAGCCTGCCATCCGGGGGCAGAGGTAGGTTCGTTTGAGGATAAAGATATCCATATCCCGAAATAAAAAACAGGAGGTTCTAAATGAAAAAGATTATGTTCTATGCTTTAGGTTTAACTGTTTTGCTATTAGTTTCAAAAGAATTGCCTCTCCACGCAGGACAGTCCCTTAATCCACAGATGCAATCTCTTGTGGATTCATACATGACAGAGGCGAAAAAGAAAGAACCGGGATTAAAGTCATTTAGTGCAGAAGAAGGCAAAAAACTGTTTTACTCAAAAAGGCAGCATTCGGAAAAGAAAGAGGAGATTTCATGCACAAAGTGCCATACAGATAATCCTGCACAGCAGGGAAGGACCCCGGTTGGCAAGGTAATAGAGCCTCTA is drawn from Deltaproteobacteria bacterium and contains these coding sequences:
- a CDS encoding DUF1924 domain-containing protein; translation: MKKIMFYALGLTVLLLVSKELPLHAGQSLNPQMQSLVDSYMTEAKKKEPGLKSFSAEEGKKLFYSKRQHSEKKEEISCTKCHTDNPAQQGRTPVGKVIEPLSPTVNKNRFTDPKNVEKWFKRNCEGVLERECTAKEKGDFVTYMLSL